ACTTTTGTTTAGAGACACTCTTTCACTTCACTCACATTTTATTTAGTTAACGGTGACTTTACCGACCATACCAGCACCCTGATGCGGCGCACAATAGAAGCTGTAGGTCCCAGGCTCAGTCAAGGCAACCTCGTACGTCTCTCCGGCAGCGTTGAGTAGATCTTGCTCGTCCATGGAGATCTTGCTCGCGTCAACACCACTTGGGATCTCATCCTCATCGAACACAACATTGTGTGGGAATCCAGCATTGTTCTTGAACACAATCTTCTCTCCTTTCGCTATTGTGAACTCGTTGGGAACGAAAGCTAACGCTCCATCTCCTGATCCCAAGAGAACATCTATCGCCATGGCGTTTCCAGCCAGAGCGATGGAAGCTGCAGCCGCTACGGCCGCGACTCCGAAGTCCTTTAGAGATGACTTCACGGTGAGCTTTGATGATGTTGCGGCCATGGGGATTCTAACGACGGCGGAGGGTTTGGAGATTGTTGATTTGAGACCGGTGAACGATGGGATTGCGACGGTGGCTGAGGTTACTGAAGCCATGATGAAGATTAGAGGCTTagatttacttttttattttgatatctttGTGTCGATTGAGAAATTGTGAGGTGTATTAGTTTTATGTGGTGAGAGGGAGAAAATGAGATAACGCAATGCATGGCTCTAAAAAGCAAACTCCATACTATCTGTAGAGACGCGTTGTGATTGGTTGGTTTTAGATACTGTCTGTCATGACGTGTCATTGTGAGGTGAAGAAATGGGATAAGCTTATTCGATGACGTGGCATTTCTCCTTCTAAAGATTAGGCTTGTTTTATGCGGTGGATTCAACTTGCTCATGAAATGTTGtttcagtgttttttttttttgacaaagtaaCTTTCACGGATCACAGAAAGACCCTAACGCAATGAACACATGAATGAATTAAGGTGaaagtaaagagaaagagagacaataATCAACGATAATAGAGATAATATAATATTCAGATAGATGCTGAGCAATGTTGGTTAAAAACTAGACGATGTTGAAAGATACTTGATGGTCTCTCCATTCGCCATTCTCCAAATACCTCTCATAGAACTTTACTTCATTAGTCGGTTTCACGGTCAATGCTGTTGTACTCGTTGTTCTGTAGCGTCCTTCTTTTATCGGAATCCAATTACTGTATTCTCTTACTTCAAAGTCCACAAAAAATGCTGTCAGCTTATTTCCTTCCACAGCTTCGGTTGGATCATACATAAACCTCTCAGCAGTCTCCCTAAGCGATGGTTGCTCTTCGTTTTTATATTCATCAATCATCTCATTGAAAAAATCTTTCAGACGTAAATCCTGCATGTATTATTACCAAAGCGTCACTATTAATAGAAATTTGCACATGGAAGATCCTAAACAACTTGAGCTTGTACTAATTTACATTGGGAAGGTGGCCATCGAGTCCGGAATAAGAAAGGATATGCACCCCAAAAGCAACTTGTTCTGTACGAACATGTGGCACAGTTGCAGATAATTTGTTGATATAAAACATAGAGTTTGAAGTTATGTCTGCcacaattagcttaaaggtcatcCCGGTGTATCTCAAAGGGTCTGTAGCTATTTCATTTGCAAAGTCTTGTGGACTCATGTGGCCCTGTAATAAAAGCAATTCTTCTTGAGATCCATTTTCAATATagcttaaaccaaaaaaaacagggaaaagaaaaaaatatttaaccaaacCTGCAAGAACTCAGCAGGAAGAGAGACGCAATTGTTTAAACCGTCAAAGATCATTGCGTCCACAAGAAAAGCAACTCGGCCATTTCTAGAGATACCACACCATGTCCCACCGTTCGGTTGAGCCCAACCACTCAACACCTCGACATTCCAAGCCGCCCCGTTTATCATCCTTTTTTAACCACACGAATGTAAAACGTAACACTCATCAACTAAACAATTaatgcaataaaaaaattaaaccctaaaaagGTCTGAATAATATTAAACTTGCCAGGTATCAAAGTTGTCTCTGTTATACAGCAGCGTTAGTTGCCTTTCTCCCCATTCGAATGCGGATATCCCCATTTTTTTGAaggaatgttatttttgttttgctatTGGAATTCTCTTCTGAACTCTTATGTTTGTAGTGTAGTTGTGATTCTTCATCTTTGTGAGAGTCAGCCTCTCCGTTTTATAGTTTCTGCTATGAGCATCTCTAATGTATgcttctatatttttctctaaaatagagatttctATTATTAATGTGAATTTGTTCCAATGtataactttataatagaatttttctattttagctattttagagaaaaatatagagaaatgtTACTTTTTGTCTCTATATTTAGAGATGAAAATAGCATATCTCAATATTTTTatccacaaaaaaataaaagattttgaATAGATTTTATACACATTTTATCAAATGCGAATctccaaaattttattttttactttttgttctctaaataacccataaaaataatcaaaatagattttatttaagaagTAATGATAATTATACTCTCATTTATAGtttacataattatttattaaatatataaaataattatatattaaatattaaaataaatatttaaaaattaaaaatttctttttcccgaattttcttttgaaattattttttcttaaatcaaaacttagaaaaatcttctgtaatatatatgatatcttcttgaattcattaaaaaaattgaataaatgaATGCGTTCATAAACGTGTAATTAAGTTAACTTATATGTATACTTAGATTTCATGAATTTTACTTTTAtgcatatttaaatataaatatgtataatatctttataaaatttagatattaaattCAAAGTCTTCTCAAAACTTAAGGAATATGTTATACACATTCAAGAATATCTTActaaatttacatataatttaaattcagtAATGTATTAATAACTATATATTCATGAAGTTCTTTcgataaatatatttaagtatgtaTTCTTaacacatttataaaaaaatcttaattttatgaagatattatacatatttattaatatcttcctaaattttaaaaagatataataattatttaacaatattttcttatataaatatataattcaaattcAATAAGATGTTATACACagaaatttttactaaatttctattaaaattgttttctaaatttttttacgaaaaaattggataattttttatatttaaatatttttcatttatatttgtataaaatgGTATAAAAGTCATTTAACCCtctaataaaacttattttggtcactTTAACCTTCATAAGttagtttggaaacaaaaacatgttttatatCTAATTGATCATTACTCTTTTatcaaataatagaaaataaaacatgaaacttatcaacataaaaaatatattaatatatttattaattatttacatattttgcTTTAAAACAGCTTTTTCacg
This genomic interval from Brassica napus cultivar Da-Ae chromosome A6, Da-Ae, whole genome shotgun sequence contains the following:
- the LOC106433715 gene encoding plastocyanin, translating into MASVTSATVAIPSFTGLKSTISKPSAVVRIPMAATSSKLTVKSSLKDFGVAAVAAAASIALAGNAMAIDVLLGSGDGALAFVPNEFTIAKGEKIVFKNNAGFPHNVVFDEDEIPSGVDASKISMDEQDLLNAAGETYEVALTEPGTYSFYCAPHQGAGMVGKVTVN
- the LOC106433714 gene encoding uncharacterized protein LOC106433714, coding for MGISAFEWGERQLTLLYNRDNFDTWMINGAAWNVEVLSGWAQPNGGTWCGISRNGRVAFLVDAMIFDGLNNCVSLPAEFLQGHMSPQDFANEIATDPLRYTGMTFKLIVADITSNSMFYINKLSATVPHVRTEQVAFGVHILSYSGLDGHLPNDLRLKDFFNEMIDEYKNEEQPSLRETAERFMYDPTEAVEGNKLTAFFVDFEVREYSNWIPIKEGRYRTTSTTALTVKPTNEVKFYERYLENGEWRDHQVSFNIV